Proteins encoded in a region of the Candidatus Poribacteria bacterium genome:
- a CDS encoding T9SS type A sorting domain-containing protein: MVLSNSIKAPAGTTPTPTTPTPQTTRTTPTYDVDGSGTVDNVDLFLVTLAVGTRNTQYDVNGDGTVDDKDIILVRENRDDAAAAAPMIVGVQLTPEQVSRLQAQIDLLVATSDRSPAALKTLIYLQQLLATARPEQTQLLANYPNPFNPETWIPYELATDTDVRITIYNAQGVGIRTLQLGQQSAGYYTDRERAAYWDGRNALGEQVASGIYFYQLETDTLSSLRKMVILK; encoded by the coding sequence ATGGTGCTGAGCAACAGCATCAAAGCACCTGCTGGGACAACTCCCACACCGACGACCCCGACGCCTCAGACGACCCGCACTACACCCACCTACGATGTCGATGGCAGCGGCACCGTCGATAATGTGGACCTATTTTTGGTCACATTAGCCGTCGGGACGCGCAATACCCAATACGATGTCAACGGCGACGGCACCGTGGATGACAAAGATATCATCCTCGTTCGTGAAAATCGGGATGACGCAGCTGCTGCGGCACCGATGATCGTGGGTGTGCAGTTGACCCCCGAGCAGGTAAGTCGCCTCCAAGCGCAGATCGATCTCTTGGTCGCAACGAGCGATCGTTCACCTGCGGCACTCAAGACGCTGATTTATCTGCAGCAGCTCCTCGCGACGGCGCGTCCCGAACAGACGCAATTGCTGGCGAACTATCCGAATCCGTTCAACCCCGAAACGTGGATACCCTACGAATTGGCAACCGATACGGACGTGCGCATCACGATTTACAACGCACAGGGCGTAGGGATCCGGACGTTACAACTCGGTCAGCAATCCGCTGGCTACTACACCGATCGCGAGCGTGCGGCGTATTGGGACGGTCGGAACGCCCTCGGCGAACAGGTGGCAAGCGGAATTTATTTTTACCAGTTAGAGACAGACACCCTGTCATCACTGCGTAAGATGGTCATCCTCAAGTAG